The Ramlibacter algicola genome segment GCGCGCTCCTGTCGCTGGCGGCCCTGGCGGCCGCGCCGGCCTTCGCGCATGATGCGCACGACAACCCGCTGCCCGCCGCGCCAGTGCCGCCCGATTCGATCTACCGGCTCGACGCCACGCTCGTCGACCAGGAGGGCCGTCCGTTCGCGCTGTCCTCGTTGCGCGGCGGCCCCGTCCTCGCCAGCATGTTCTACACCTCGTGCGACATGGTCTGCCCGATGATCATCGAGACGATCCACGCGACGCTGCGCGCGATGCCGGCCGCGGACCGTGCGCGCGTGAAGGTGCTGATGGCCAGCTTCGACCCGGAGCGCGACACCGTCGCGGTGCTCAAGAAGACCGCGCAGGCGCGCTCGGCCGGTGCGAACTGGATCCTGGCGCGCGCCGACGAGGCGACCACGCGCAAGCTCGCGGCCGTGCTGGGCATCCAGTACCGCAGGCTGTCGGACGGCGAATACAACCACTCGAGCGTCGTCGACGTGCTCGATGCCAGCGGCCGCATCGTGGCGCGCACGGGGAAGCTGGGCGAAGTCGACCCGGTGGTGCTGGCGGCGGTGCGCAAGATCGCCTGATCGGGGGCGCACTTGGCCAGGAAGATCTTCCCCATCAGGCCGGCGCACCCGGAGCGCACGTGCTGGGGCTGCGACCGCTACTGCGCGGCTGACCAGATGATCTGCGGCAACGGCACCGAGCGCACCCAGCACCCGATCGAGTTGTACGGGCCCGGCTGGGAAGGATTCGGGCTCGATCCGGTGCAGGCCGAACCCGGGGCTTCGCCTGCCGCGACCCCCACCGCGCAGCCAGGAACCTGACCCGAGCGTCAGCGCGCGGCGAGTTGCGAATGTTCCTTCGTGGCTGCAGGTGCCGAAGGCGCCGCATCCCAGCCACCCCCCAGCGCGCGGATCAGCCCCACGGTCGCCTGGTACTGCGCCGAGCGCACCTGCAGCGCCTGGCGGCGGTTGCGCAGTTCGCTGCGTCGCGCATCGAGCAGCTCCAGCTGGCTGACCATGCCGGCGTGGTAGCGCGTTTCCGAGATCGCGCTGGCGCGCCGCGCCGCATCCACGGCGCGGCCTTGCGCCTGCGATTGCTCGTCGAGCAGGCGCAAGGCCGACAGCTGGTCTTCGACTTCGCGGAACGCGTTCAGCACCTGGCCGCGGTACTGCGCCAGCTGCGCATCGAGCTGCGCCTGCGCCGACAGCACGCCCGCCTCGCGCCGGCCGCCGTCGAAGATCGGCAGCGACAGCAGCGCACCGACCGACCATGCGCGCGCCGACCACTTGAACAGGTCGCCGAGTTCGGGCGAGGCAAAGCCACCGGCGCCGGTGAGCGCGACGCTGGGGAACCACGCGGACTGCGCGACGCCGACGCGCGCCTGCGCCGCCAGCAGGCTGGACTGCGCGGCCGCGACGTCGGGCCGGCGCGCGAGCACCGTGCCGGGCACGCCAGGCGGGATCGCCGGCAGTGCCGTCGACCACGCGATCGGCGGCAAGCTGAACTCGCTCGCGGCTTCGCCGACCAGCACGGCCAGCGCGTGTTCCAGTTGCGCACGCTGCCGGTCCAGCGCGAGCGCTTCCGACTCGGTCGCGGAGAACTCGGTCTGCACGCGAACGACGTCCAGTTCGGCCACGTCGCCGGCCTGGTAGCGCCGCTGCGTCAGGCGCAGCGTGTCGCCATACGCGCGCACGGTCTCGCGCACCAGCGTGCGTTCGGCATCGAGGGCACGCAGCGCCAGGTAGGCCTGCGCGACTTCGGCCTGCACCATCAGGCGCGTGCTTTGCAGCAGCGCCTCACGCGCCTGCGCGTCGAGGGCATTGGCATCCTGCGCGCGGGCCAGGCGGCCCGAGAGATCGAGCTCCCACGAGAGCGCCGCGTCGGCCTGCAGCAGCGTGGCGGGCTCGGCGCCCGAGGGCGTGTTCGCGCCGGCGCCGCGGCTGGCGGATGCACCGAGGCCGACTTGCGGCATGCGGTCCGCACGCGCGGAGCGGACGAGGGCCCGCGCTTGTGCGAGCCGCGCGCCGGCTTCGGCGATCGAGGTGTTGCGCTCCGCAGCCTGTTCGACCAGGCGGTCCAGCGCCGGGTCGGCGAAAGGTTTCCACCAGGTGCCGCGGTCCTGCGCTTCCGC includes the following:
- a CDS encoding SCO family protein encodes the protein MTASTFTRRGALLSLAALAAAPAFAHDAHDNPLPAAPVPPDSIYRLDATLVDQEGRPFALSSLRGGPVLASMFYTSCDMVCPMIIETIHATLRAMPAADRARVKVLMASFDPERDTVAVLKKTAQARSAGANWILARADEATTRKLAAVLGIQYRRLSDGEYNHSSVVDVLDASGRIVARTGKLGEVDPVVLAAVRKIA
- a CDS encoding DUF3079 domain-containing protein, whose product is MARKIFPIRPAHPERTCWGCDRYCAADQMICGNGTERTQHPIELYGPGWEGFGLDPVQAEPGASPAATPTAQPGT
- a CDS encoding efflux transporter outer membrane subunit, whose product is MRRFLLLPLAAALLVAGCATSLPDLPADAPVPARFKEDGARWTVAHPAEAQDRGTWWKPFADPALDRLVEQAAERNTSIAEAGARLAQARALVRSARADRMPQVGLGASASRGAGANTPSGAEPATLLQADAALSWELDLSGRLARAQDANALDAQAREALLQSTRLMVQAEVAQAYLALRALDAERTLVRETVRAYGDTLRLTQRRYQAGDVAELDVVRVQTEFSATESEALALDRQRAQLEHALAVLVGEAASEFSLPPIAWSTALPAIPPGVPGTVLARRPDVAAAQSSLLAAQARVGVAQSAWFPSVALTGAGGFASPELGDLFKWSARAWSVGALLSLPIFDGGRREAGVLSAQAQLDAQLAQYRGQVLNAFREVEDQLSALRLLDEQSQAQGRAVDAARRASAISETRYHAGMVSQLELLDARRSELRNRRQALQVRSAQYQATVGLIRALGGGWDAAPSAPAATKEHSQLAAR